The segment aaaatacaaaaggaAATAGAGAACCAGCTGCAAATGGGATTAAGATATGCTGATTATGTAAGGTTGTGTGTATTAATTTTCCTTATCTATTTAAGAATGACACGGTAAAACAAATTGCTGTATTTGTTGTACATGATTTACTTATATATTTTCTGTATGACAGAAACAGCAACTGTTCTATGAAACACATTTCAATACATAATCCTTCAAAGATGTTTAATTAAGCCTTTtgcacagcaaaaaaacaaaaggaaatgtatTGCATCTGATATTAAACCAGccgctggagggggggggggcagaagccAGGGTTCTTCCAGTGCTGATCGCAAGGAGGGGGTTGTTGGGTCAGGAAGGGCATCCGGCTTAAATGGAGATGACACAGATGAGCTGCTGTGGCAACCGTTAAAAGGAAAGGCAGGGGAATGTGAAGAGGAAAGACGGCTACTATtgacattgatttaaaaaaacaggctCGAGTCAAATATCTCTGTAAGATATGAACATTcccagatacacacacacacacacatacaaaactCACCttaatatatctatatatttaggTGTTTTCTTTCTGTATCTGCTGTGACTTTTGAGTTGTTTTTGTGAACCAAAGCATACAATTCTAATCATTGTCATACTTTCAAACCTGTCACCCTCCACTCATAAATTTATGAAATGTCTTGCGGTAGATCACGAACAGCCTCCTCTGCTTGAACAGACACAACATCTCCCACTACATGGTTTACATGATagcaaaagaaaacatgaacacTCTcggtattgtttttttttttttacatcacatAGATTAGTTACTTTATGACTATGACTTCAGTCTTGCCTTTAAAGTGATGAATATTTTACATGCAAATGATCTCTTTCATGATATTGTGAAAAAGCACAATGCAAATCACATGTGTGGTATACGGCGAGAAAACACATGGATGAGGAAACAACACTTAAAGCAAGTTGACCCTTCTATATTTAATACAGCTCTGGTGATAACATCATAAATATAATCTAGTATGTCTGTTTGGAATAGATTAGGTATACATCCCTATAATTATATGACCTGAAACACTGCCTGCCTCAGTGAACAGCGATAGCCATAACAAGGCCATTCAAAAACCCACTGCAGATGGAAATTTTCACATCCGCATCCTGAATTTAGTTCAACTTGACATAGTGGCTTGCTCAAAAGTCACTGTGAGCAAACAACGaccataataaaataataagaattaaCTATGGGAAGATGAAAGGTGTCAATGGTGACGTAAGAAAGCTGTCTTTAAAAATCTCAGGACCAAAACGGGACAAAGACAGATGAAACATGAAGCGAGACACAATGCTGccaattctgctgctgcttctaccGGCCTCCAGTCCTGCTTTGGCATGGATTGTGAGTAGCCCCTTCTTTCTTTAATGACACAATGGTCATTTAGCATAATTTATTCTAatcgtgttgttgttgttgttgttttgttacaGCCATTCGAGGATTGGGAGTCTGGCAATGTGACTGCATCAGTCGGCGACTCGGGTCAGTGCATTTGTCATGTCAGTCTGCCTGATATCACCTTCCCTGCCAACCGAGTCCAGCACATGCAGGAAGTCAGCAAGGATCTGATCCTAGAAGTGGAAATTCAAATGAAGAAGGTGCATTTAGTCTGGTTCCGTGGCTGATACACAGGTATACATAATGCTGAGACGTCATGATGCTAATTTATTATCTTTAACGCTTCCAGATTGTGGTTTATAGTGGTAAACTGGAGGTCTActtggaggagctgctggatctGACAGTTAGAGTGGCCTTGCTGGAATCCAATCCTGATAATTACATCAAACTGGACTTTGAGCTCCTCAGGATTGAGCTCAGAGAGTTTGAGGCTCTGGTGTCTCAGCTCAAAGAATCCCTCAACTCCTCCTCGCCCATGTTTGACAGTCTGTACACTGAGGTGAAAGGGTTTAACTTTAACTActaaaattacaattaaaacattggattttaatttgtataatcacccccccccctccagattcACAACATGACCGCTATTGTGAACCAACTGGAGACTTACGACAAGAGCAACCTGGACATGATCCGTATCGAATTTGCAAAGTTGCAGAAGAAGCTTGAAGACTGCCAGAAGGACCAGGAGCTGATCAAGCCAGATATTGGTAAGACGACTTGTCAGAAGTTTGTGGATGACTGTTTGTTCAAAGATCTGAAATAGAATCTGTTTTCTATTCTTTCCAGGCAACTGTAATCACACAGGAATCTTGAGCATCACCAAGCCAATGGTAGTTCAGATGAATGCTCATTTGAATCCAAGTTATCAATATGGAGGCTGGGGTAAAGACTCCAAGCCGGTTCGAGGCTATGAATCAATGTACTTCTACGGCGGACACACCACTCCATATGTATATGACTTCCGTTTG is part of the Brachionichthys hirsutus isolate HB-005 chromosome 18, CSIRO-AGI_Bhir_v1, whole genome shotgun sequence genome and harbors:
- the LOC137908051 gene encoding olfactomedin-4-like, yielding MLPILLLLLPASSPALAWIPFEDWESGNVTASVGDSGQCICHVSLPDITFPANRVQHMQEVSKDLILEVEIQMKKIVVYSGKLEVYLEELLDLTVRVALLESNPDNYIKLDFELLRIELREFEALVSQLKESLNSSSPMFDSLYTEIHNMTAIVNQLETYDKSNLDMIRIEFAKLQKKLEDCQKDQELIKPDIGNCNHTGILSITKPMVVQMNAHLNPSYQYGGWGKDSKPVRGYESMYFYGGHTTPYVYDFRLFSDYGNLLLRAAFKIHSIPRGWEGAGDNFIIHRNSIYYQLNAPFSMSKLNLTNSKYEYRVIPAASKRFSYSYSTNQNMDFAADESGLWVMYASEESKGKVVIAKIDEKSFGIEDEWSTGAFKQLAGNAFMACGVMYATRSVDLNTEEIYYSYNTQTKEEKHLNIRFQKFQEKYSNLDYNPTDQKLYMYNHGYYVSYNVRFNRE